A genomic stretch from Nitrospira sp. includes:
- a CDS encoding ribbon-helix-helix protein, CopG family, with product MKSAVTIRLDQDLERMLDKFCRRSKRKRSDVVRDALRRQLSLMTFEQLRHKAMPFAEARGFLTDEDVFKAVS from the coding sequence ATGAAGAGTGCGGTCACCATTCGCCTGGATCAAGACCTTGAGCGCATGCTTGACAAGTTTTGCCGCCGATCCAAGCGGAAGCGCAGTGATGTGGTGCGCGATGCTCTCCGCAGGCAGCTCTCCCTCATGACCTTCGAGCAACTTCGCCACAAAGCGATGCCCTTCGCCGAAGCACGCGGGTTTCTCACGGATGAGGACGTCTTCAAAGCGGTATCGTGA
- a CDS encoding glutamate mutase L — MSASTHVSEKPAIDRLLNVIVATDCGSTTTKAILIEKVGDEYRQTFRGEAPTTVEAPFEDVTRGVLNAIAEIEELSGRKILDGETIITPCRDAKTGVDIYISTSSAGGGLQMMVTGVVQNMTGESAQRAALGAGAIVIDVLASNDGRLPHEKIERIRTMRPDMILMSGGTDGGAVTHVVEMAEYIAAAEPRPRFGATYKLPLIYAGNREAQPQVRKILGEKAALEVTDNIRPVLEKENLAPARNKIHDLFLEHVMQQAPGYKKLIEMTGAPIMPTPAAVGLIMEAIAKREHLNLIGVDIGGATTDVFSVFESVFNRTVSANLGMSYSISNVLAEAGLANIMRWVPFNIDEQTLRNRIKNKMVRPTTIPQTLDELQIEQAIAREALRLALIHHKSLATGLKGIQQERTISDVFEQQTSGKSLVDMLKLDLIVGSGGILSHAPRRIQSMLMMVDAYEPLGFTMLSVDSIFMMPHLGVLSTINEKAATDVFVRDCMVYLGTCVAPIGQLKDGERLADYEIMFSDGRVVKDQLKMGELRLFPLGPNQKAKLTMQPAKTVNLGQGAGVPVSREVQGGVVGLLLDGRGRPLQLPADEPARVAALTKWFNAVDLYPRA, encoded by the coding sequence ATGAGCGCATCTACGCACGTTTCCGAGAAGCCGGCCATCGACCGTCTGCTGAATGTCATTGTTGCCACGGACTGCGGCAGCACCACTACCAAAGCCATTCTCATTGAAAAAGTCGGCGATGAATACCGCCAGACGTTTCGCGGCGAAGCGCCGACGACTGTGGAGGCGCCGTTCGAAGACGTGACGCGCGGGGTGCTCAACGCGATTGCTGAAATTGAAGAGCTGTCTGGCCGGAAGATTCTGGACGGCGAGACGATCATCACGCCGTGTCGTGATGCCAAGACCGGCGTCGACATCTACATTTCCACGAGCAGCGCCGGCGGCGGTTTGCAGATGATGGTGACGGGTGTTGTGCAGAACATGACGGGCGAGAGTGCGCAGCGAGCGGCGCTCGGCGCCGGCGCGATTGTGATCGACGTATTGGCCTCGAATGATGGCCGGCTGCCCCACGAAAAGATCGAACGGATCCGGACGATGCGGCCCGACATGATTCTGATGTCCGGCGGAACGGATGGCGGGGCGGTTACGCATGTCGTCGAAATGGCGGAATACATTGCGGCGGCGGAGCCGCGTCCGCGGTTCGGCGCAACGTACAAGTTGCCGTTGATCTACGCCGGCAACAGAGAAGCCCAGCCGCAGGTGCGGAAGATATTAGGCGAGAAGGCGGCTCTTGAAGTGACGGATAACATCCGCCCGGTGTTGGAAAAGGAAAATCTTGCGCCGGCTCGCAATAAGATCCACGATCTGTTTCTTGAACATGTGATGCAGCAGGCGCCGGGATATAAAAAGCTCATCGAGATGACCGGGGCGCCGATCATGCCGACACCGGCGGCGGTCGGTCTTATCATGGAAGCCATCGCCAAACGGGAGCATCTGAATCTGATCGGCGTGGATATCGGGGGCGCGACGACCGACGTGTTCTCAGTATTTGAAAGCGTCTTCAATCGGACGGTCAGCGCCAATCTCGGGATGTCTTATAGCATTTCCAATGTGCTGGCGGAGGCAGGGCTGGCGAACATCATGCGCTGGGTGCCGTTCAACATCGATGAACAGACGCTTCGTAATCGCATTAAGAATAAGATGGTCCGGCCCACGACGATTCCGCAGACGCTCGACGAATTGCAGATTGAACAGGCCATTGCCCGTGAAGCGCTGCGGTTGGCATTGATCCACCATAAGTCGCTCGCGACCGGTCTCAAGGGCATTCAGCAGGAGCGCACGATCTCCGACGTGTTCGAGCAGCAGACATCCGGCAAGAGTCTCGTGGACATGCTCAAGCTGGATCTGATCGTCGGGAGCGGCGGGATTTTGTCGCATGCCCCGCGCCGCATCCAGTCGATGCTGATGATGGTCGATGCCTATGAGCCGCTCGGGTTTACGATGCTCTCAGTGGACAGCATCTTCATGATGCCGCATCTGGGCGTGCTCTCGACGATCAATGAGAAGGCGGCGACAGATGTCTTTGTGCGCGATTGCATGGTCTATCTCGGCACCTGTGTCGCGCCGATCGGGCAGCTGAAAGACGGCGAACGGTTAGCGGACTACGAGATCATGTTTTCAGACGGGCGCGTCGTGAAGGATCAGTTGAAGATGGGTGAGTTGCGACTCTTCCCGCTCGGGCCGAATCAGAAGGCCAAGCTGACGATGCAACCGGCGAAGACGGTCAACCTTGGCCAGGGCGCCGGCGTGCCGGTCAGCCGCGAGGTGCAGGGCGGTGTCGTCGGCCTCTTGCTGGATGGCCGTGGCCGGCCGCTGCAGCTACCGGCCGATGAACCGGCTCGCGTTGCGGCGCTGACGAAATGGTTCAACGCTGTGGATCTGTATCCGAGGGCCTAG
- a CDS encoding alpha/beta hydrolase, whose product MTIIRSVILLLVAYQLITACATSSPLSAPTLSIESAETSRPTLPGYVVRRKDKVPRALILVHGITGDGYSSWTNQSDTYWPDIMKDDPAFNDFDIYAYQYPTSAFGQCLPITDLANHMRTHLKNDGIFSEHDQVVFLAHSMGGLVTRQFLLRNREMVNKVPLVMFFATPTGGSWKANAASLLSTCSQVDDLRKMDVNSYLKSQQSDWLSGGLQERVVSYCAFETQTSEGSLTVDRSSATLLCTKDPEALPTNHSNAVKPNSQRDLSHIIVRNALKELPSLSFQNLGSKPKALSDLLIKTYPITNPVIREPPERFIRYWMQVIFSIRGYKNPDLQLVMQKSGGSPREGPFMKERIAQAEFTLNCLEREGYVRINKTTSQGKWYAEPFDNLGFEFVAEKQTQFLEGLQ is encoded by the coding sequence ATGACTATCATTCGGTCAGTCATTTTGCTGCTAGTAGCGTATCAACTTATTACAGCCTGTGCCACAAGCTCGCCTCTCTCTGCCCCTACGCTTTCTATAGAATCGGCTGAAACTTCCAGACCAACATTGCCAGGATATGTCGTAAGGCGAAAAGATAAAGTCCCACGTGCTTTGATTCTCGTACACGGAATTACAGGTGATGGTTATTCGAGCTGGACTAATCAAAGCGATACTTATTGGCCAGACATAATGAAAGACGACCCTGCCTTTAACGACTTCGATATATATGCATATCAATATCCAACTAGCGCATTTGGCCAGTGCCTGCCCATAACAGATCTTGCGAACCATATGCGCACTCATCTAAAGAACGATGGAATATTTTCCGAACATGACCAAGTCGTCTTCTTGGCTCACAGCATGGGAGGCTTAGTTACGCGACAATTCCTTCTCCGAAACAGAGAAATGGTAAATAAAGTCCCGCTAGTAATGTTCTTTGCAACCCCTACGGGAGGCTCCTGGAAAGCAAATGCTGCCAGTTTGCTGTCTACTTGTTCACAGGTCGATGATTTGCGAAAAATGGATGTGAACTCTTATCTGAAATCACAGCAAAGCGATTGGCTAAGCGGAGGCCTTCAGGAACGTGTGGTTAGTTACTGCGCGTTTGAGACGCAAACATCGGAAGGCTCACTTACCGTCGATCGAAGTAGTGCAACTTTGCTGTGCACAAAGGATCCAGAAGCGCTCCCGACGAATCACTCAAATGCCGTGAAGCCAAATAGCCAAAGAGATCTATCCCACATCATTGTACGAAATGCGCTCAAAGAGCTTCCTTCTCTAAGCTTCCAAAATCTTGGTTCAAAACCAAAAGCCCTTTCTGATCTTTTGATCAAAACGTATCCCATAACAAATCCAGTAATAAGAGAACCTCCTGAGAGGTTTATCCGATATTGGATGCAAGTGATTTTCAGTATCAGAGGTTATAAAAATCCAGATCTGCAATTGGTCATGCAAAAATCTGGTGGTTCGCCTAGAGAAGGTCCTTTCATGAAGGAACGCATAGCCCAGGCCGAATTTACGTTAAATTGTCTTGAGCGTGAAGGGTATGTTCGCATCAACAAAACCACTTCTCAGGGCAAATGGTACGCCGAACCATTCGATAATTTAGGGTTTGAATTTGTGGCCGAGAAGCAGACTCAATTCCTCGAAGGCCTGCAATAA
- a CDS encoding putative toxin-antitoxin system toxin component, PIN family: MKVFLDTNVLVSGFATRGLCADVIRLVLAEHEFITGEVVLKELERVLKQKIALPTEQIQEILAFLETQTIQPQPKVPPSISVRDEEDEWVLASAVAAQADVLVTGDKDLLDIAAQVRDLVITDPRGFWTLAKKRSK; the protein is encoded by the coding sequence GTGAAGGTCTTTCTCGACACCAATGTCTTGGTGAGCGGTTTCGCCACACGCGGTCTCTGTGCGGATGTTATCCGACTTGTCCTCGCCGAACATGAGTTCATCACGGGCGAAGTCGTGCTCAAGGAGCTTGAACGAGTCCTCAAACAGAAAATAGCGCTTCCGACTGAACAGATCCAAGAAATTCTGGCCTTCCTCGAAACTCAAACCATCCAGCCCCAGCCTAAAGTACCGCCTTCGATTTCCGTTCGTGATGAAGAGGATGAGTGGGTGCTAGCCTCAGCGGTGGCGGCTCAAGCCGACGTTTTGGTGACCGGGGACAAAGATCTGTTGGATATTGCGGCACAGGTACGGGATCTGGTGATTACCGATCCTCGCGGGTTCTGGACCCTTGCAAAGAAACGGTCAAAATAG
- a CDS encoding ATP-binding protein, which produces MRIRTIRGRIVLAIVLVGCIPLLIGLVLAYVSGMRSLRDVIGGNLEAVAVQAADRVTMLVQSEVQGVRLLGTAPLRVRQPVETANNSYPEDRAKAQALITERMQVWEKGGDGVRRLLNAELSRFLLETKVRDGDKVVGLLIADQHGALVAASSEPDHYSFEKETWWTAIHAGGVDQVYVSGLIPAQEGSFRTPEETIDIAVPILDDRQHTIIGAVKASYRFDSLFAMINQIRIGQTGHAMLFDAAGNPLVCPILPRQAHRIPAQLMTMIVSSQPGWGNAEDDGHGATDTVVGFAPVTGLPLPDNSWHIFVRQQPGESYAPIRDQIRNLAAIGLVMLGLLWAMGRYVAARIARPIQILQTGVEAISQGTYDRPLNIQTGDEFEELAAAVHRMADRLKASRVELEALNADLARRVEEKTAEVTEQMKKLQFAERLATLGKVASGIAHEINNPLGIILNRIECMELEAAQLRLSDEQQRDLLAIRTQADRISRVTKSMLALSRGSATVLKPMDLNCVLRACVEASKDRAAVKGVRIETALSRDVLPIMGDRDRIETVMLNLINNALDAAQEGVPPGLVTVESEGCPGKEGDLAVVRISDTGPGIPQEMLGRIFDPFFTTKDEGQGTGLGLFLSYGIVADHRGRLEIDNGRRGAVATVSLPALVSVTESQQEAGWEQVRY; this is translated from the coding sequence ATGAGAATCCGAACCATTCGAGGACGTATCGTATTAGCCATTGTGCTGGTGGGTTGTATCCCCCTGCTGATCGGTCTTGTGCTGGCCTATGTGTCGGGCATGCGTTCGTTGCGGGACGTCATCGGTGGCAATCTTGAGGCCGTGGCGGTTCAGGCGGCCGATCGCGTCACAATGTTGGTTCAGAGCGAAGTGCAGGGTGTGCGGTTGCTTGGCACGGCGCCGTTGCGAGTGCGTCAGCCGGTCGAGACGGCCAATAATTCGTATCCGGAGGATCGTGCGAAGGCGCAGGCGCTGATCACGGAGCGGATGCAGGTGTGGGAAAAAGGCGGGGACGGTGTCAGGCGGCTGTTGAATGCCGAACTGTCGCGATTCCTCCTGGAAACCAAAGTGCGCGACGGGGATAAAGTCGTCGGCCTATTGATCGCCGATCAACACGGGGCGCTGGTGGCGGCGAGTTCAGAGCCCGACCACTACTCATTTGAAAAAGAGACCTGGTGGACGGCCATTCATGCGGGGGGCGTCGATCAGGTCTACGTCAGCGGGCTGATTCCCGCGCAGGAAGGATCCTTCAGGACGCCCGAGGAAACCATCGACATTGCCGTGCCGATTCTCGACGACCGGCAGCACACCATCATCGGGGCGGTGAAGGCCTCCTATCGGTTCGACAGTCTCTTCGCGATGATCAATCAGATCCGGATCGGGCAGACCGGCCACGCGATGCTCTTCGATGCGGCGGGCAATCCGCTCGTCTGTCCCATCCTGCCCCGGCAGGCCCATCGTATTCCCGCTCAATTGATGACGATGATCGTGTCTTCGCAGCCGGGATGGGGCAATGCGGAGGATGACGGGCATGGGGCGACGGATACGGTCGTAGGGTTTGCGCCGGTTACCGGTCTCCCCCTGCCGGACAATTCCTGGCATATCTTTGTGCGGCAACAGCCGGGAGAGAGTTACGCGCCGATTCGGGATCAAATACGGAACCTGGCAGCGATCGGCCTGGTGATGCTGGGGCTGCTTTGGGCGATGGGGCGCTATGTGGCCGCGAGGATTGCCCGTCCGATTCAGATTCTCCAGACCGGTGTGGAAGCGATTAGCCAGGGCACCTACGACCGCCCGTTGAACATCCAAACAGGGGATGAATTCGAGGAACTGGCCGCCGCCGTCCATCGGATGGCCGACCGGCTGAAGGCGTCGCGTGTGGAGCTGGAGGCGTTGAATGCCGATCTGGCCAGGCGCGTCGAGGAAAAAACCGCCGAAGTGACGGAGCAAATGAAAAAGCTGCAGTTCGCCGAACGGCTCGCGACTCTCGGGAAAGTGGCCAGCGGGATCGCTCATGAAATCAATAATCCGCTGGGGATCATTCTGAACCGGATCGAGTGTATGGAGTTGGAGGCGGCACAGCTGCGCCTGTCGGACGAGCAGCAACGGGACCTGCTGGCGATCCGGACCCAGGCCGACCGTATTTCCCGGGTCACCAAGAGTATGTTGGCCTTGTCCCGGGGATCGGCCACCGTGTTGAAACCCATGGACCTGAATTGCGTGCTTCGGGCCTGTGTGGAGGCGTCGAAGGATCGGGCTGCGGTGAAAGGCGTGCGTATCGAAACGGCGTTGTCCCGGGACGTGTTGCCGATCATGGGCGATCGAGACCGGATTGAAACGGTGATGTTGAACTTGATCAACAACGCGCTCGATGCAGCCCAGGAAGGCGTGCCGCCCGGCCTTGTGACCGTTGAGTCTGAAGGCTGTCCGGGCAAAGAGGGTGATCTGGCAGTGGTGCGGATCAGCGATACGGGGCCGGGCATCCCTCAGGAGATGCTGGGACGCATCTTCGACCCGTTCTTTACGACGAAGGATGAGGGGCAGGGCACCGGCCTGGGGTTATTCCTCAGTTACGGCATTGTGGCCGATCATCGTGGACGTCTTGAAATCGACAACGGCCGGCGCGGGGCCGTGGCGACGGTATCTCTTCCCGCGCTGGTGTCGGTTACGGAATCGCAGCAGGAGGCCGGATGGGAGCAGGTAAGATACTAA
- a CDS encoding DUF433 domain-containing protein, whose amino-acid sequence MAWRNHITVDPTICHGKPCIKGTRVMVSVVLDNIAAGETQEHIATTYRLAKEDVQAALQYAAVLARERIVSLETGAA is encoded by the coding sequence ATGGCCTGGCGCAATCACATTACCGTAGACCCTACCATCTGTCATGGAAAGCCCTGCATCAAAGGGACCAGAGTGATGGTATCCGTCGTCTTGGACAATATCGCCGCCGGAGAAACCCAAGAACACATCGCAACGACATACCGTCTCGCCAAAGAAGATGTTCAGGCTGCATTGCAATATGCCGCCGTGTTGGCGCGTGAACGGATCGTCTCTCTGGAGACCGGTGCAGCCTAG
- a CDS encoding KpsF/GutQ family sugar-phosphate isomerase codes for MRRSKTTKLKPKPKRSPAPKGVKSLGSLGDGKRVLEIEARAVLALVDRMDSKFEKAVDLLAQCKGKVVVSGMGKSGLIGQKIAATLASTGTSSFFLHPAEGVHGDLGMLARRDALIAISNSGETAELLQILPYVERMGIPVIGLTGRMTSTLAKQSDVILDVSVSEEACPMGLAPTASTTATLALGDALAVALLQKRGFKEEDFAQFHPGGTLGRRLLVRVKDLMHAGADLPKVDESVAGTTAMLEMTAKKLGMTTVVDQAGKLAGIITDGDLRRFIQGGGDFTKATASVLASRQPRTIGPDDLAAKAVEMMERFSITTLVVSEGDRSIRGVIHLHDLLKSGIV; via the coding sequence ATGCGACGCAGCAAAACCACGAAGCTAAAGCCAAAGCCGAAGCGTTCTCCCGCGCCCAAGGGAGTGAAGAGCCTGGGGAGTCTGGGTGACGGGAAGCGTGTGCTCGAGATCGAAGCGCGCGCGGTGTTGGCGCTCGTCGATCGGATGGACAGCAAGTTCGAAAAGGCTGTGGACTTGCTGGCTCAGTGCAAGGGGAAGGTCGTCGTCTCCGGTATGGGCAAGTCGGGGCTAATCGGTCAGAAGATCGCCGCGACGCTGGCCAGCACCGGTACCTCCTCATTCTTTCTTCATCCCGCAGAAGGCGTGCATGGCGATTTAGGTATGCTGGCCCGTCGCGATGCGTTGATCGCCATTTCCAACAGCGGCGAGACGGCGGAGTTGCTGCAGATCCTGCCCTATGTCGAGCGCATGGGCATTCCGGTTATTGGGCTCACGGGTCGTATGACATCGACTTTGGCGAAGCAAAGCGATGTCATACTGGACGTTTCGGTGTCGGAGGAGGCCTGTCCCATGGGGCTCGCGCCGACGGCCAGCACGACGGCAACCTTGGCGTTGGGGGATGCGCTGGCCGTGGCGCTGTTGCAGAAGCGCGGATTCAAAGAAGAAGACTTTGCGCAGTTTCATCCGGGCGGCACGCTCGGGCGACGGTTGTTGGTCCGGGTGAAGGATCTCATGCATGCGGGGGCCGATTTACCCAAGGTCGATGAGTCGGTGGCCGGCACGACGGCGATGTTGGAAATGACGGCGAAGAAGCTCGGGATGACGACGGTCGTGGATCAGGCGGGGAAACTGGCCGGGATCATCACCGATGGAGACTTGCGGCGGTTCATTCAGGGCGGCGGAGACTTCACGAAGGCGACGGCGAGCGTGCTCGCGTCGAGACAGCCACGGACCATCGGACCAGACGATCTGGCGGCCAAAGCGGTCGAAATGATGGAACGATTTTCCATTACGACGCTCGTGGTGAGCGAAGGCGATCGGAGTATCCGCGGTGTCATTCATTTGCATGATCTGTTGAAGAGCGGCATCGTTTAG
- the pgsA gene encoding CDP-diacylglycerol--glycerol-3-phosphate 3-phosphatidyltransferase, whose translation MNRVLAAWREIGQDSLNLPNLLTLTRILLIPVFVVLFVTPDPDRSLMAAIVFVVAAVTDMLDGYLARRSGQVTKLGKLLDPIADKLLVLSALILLVNVDRVSALVAILIIARELGVTGIRAIAASEGFIIAAETTGKYKMALQVVAIVMLILEGTSLAALGNLHLAGIVTLYLSLVLGYISGGQYVWSFWKQVVEKGL comes from the coding sequence ATGAATCGTGTCTTAGCAGCATGGCGGGAAATCGGACAGGATTCGTTGAATCTGCCCAACCTGCTCACGCTTACCCGCATTCTCTTGATTCCAGTGTTCGTCGTGTTGTTTGTCACGCCGGATCCGGATCGCTCGCTCATGGCCGCCATCGTGTTTGTCGTGGCCGCCGTGACGGATATGCTGGATGGCTATCTGGCGAGACGGTCGGGTCAGGTCACCAAGCTTGGGAAGTTGCTCGATCCCATCGCCGACAAACTGTTGGTGTTGTCCGCGCTGATTCTGCTCGTGAACGTGGACCGGGTCAGCGCTCTAGTGGCTATTTTGATCATTGCCCGGGAGCTGGGAGTGACCGGTATACGAGCGATTGCCGCCAGTGAAGGATTCATCATTGCCGCGGAGACGACGGGCAAGTACAAGATGGCCTTGCAGGTTGTAGCCATCGTCATGCTGATTCTCGAAGGAACCAGCCTGGCCGCGCTGGGGAATTTGCACCTGGCCGGCATCGTGACGCTCTATCTGTCGCTGGTGCTGGGCTATATATCCGGCGGTCAGTATGTGTGGAGCTTTTGGAAGCAGGTGGTGGAAAAAGGTCTGTAG
- the plsY gene encoding glycerol-3-phosphate 1-O-acyltransferase PlsY: MNQEILWVLMAMAGYLLGAIPFGIVVSKAMGLPDPRTVGSKNVGFTNVLRVSGKKAGILTLIGDMGKGWVMGFAATQMLQQEWMILIVALAPFLGHLFSPFLGFKGGKGVATALGSVLGVEPAIGFLLLLAWLGAVALWRYSSGGALTAFGLFPLIASLARPTVEFVLFSVIVSGLIVLKHKGNIERLWNGAESKIGQKKAR; the protein is encoded by the coding sequence ATGAATCAAGAAATTCTCTGGGTTCTCATGGCAATGGCCGGCTATCTGCTGGGGGCTATTCCATTTGGCATCGTCGTGTCCAAAGCGATGGGGTTGCCCGATCCGAGAACGGTCGGCAGCAAGAACGTCGGCTTCACCAACGTCTTGCGGGTTTCCGGCAAGAAGGCCGGCATCCTCACGTTGATCGGAGACATGGGCAAAGGATGGGTGATGGGATTTGCGGCAACGCAGATGCTTCAGCAGGAGTGGATGATTCTCATCGTCGCGCTGGCCCCGTTTCTCGGTCACCTCTTCTCGCCGTTTCTCGGATTCAAAGGGGGCAAAGGCGTGGCGACTGCGCTCGGCTCCGTCCTGGGCGTGGAGCCGGCCATCGGATTTCTGCTTTTATTGGCCTGGCTCGGCGCGGTCGCCCTGTGGCGCTATTCATCCGGCGGCGCGCTCACCGCGTTCGGTCTTTTCCCGCTGATTGCTTCGTTGGCCAGGCCTACCGTTGAATTCGTACTCTTCTCCGTGATCGTCAGCGGCCTCATCGTGCTGAAGCACAAGGGGAATATTGAGCGCCTCTGGAATGGGGCAGAGAGTAAGATCGGACAGAAGAAGGCAAGGTAG
- the amrB gene encoding AmmeMemoRadiSam system protein B: protein MTTTTAKDPKHYPALRNLQFSPIKEGEEQYIVLWDPTGLSKERLVLPLNYFFIIQHFDGEHSLQQVGALYLKRFGEFLMPDKVEQLVTDLDQKLFLEGERAEEARREQRAQYRESPLRQAAFAGRAYEADGVKLKKQIDGFFTSKEGPDFKPSENAGKPIKGLVAPTYDLKQAGPIYAWAYKELQEATQPDVYVIIGTAYAGLDNLFAVTDKDFETPVGVVKADQPLLAKIKERFPVAFEEDLCHQAEHAIEFQLPFLQQVVGAKKPFTIVPILCSFSALSMAEAPVQQSVEVFLAGLRDILKSSNRSYCVMAAAELAHLGMRYGDKEPPTDFSFHRSMQHDLEMLKPVEERKPEEFTKYIITENDKRRISGFAPIYALLRLIEAESGQVLRYDRGITDQYNSTVTYASMAFF, encoded by the coding sequence ATGACTACCACGACTGCCAAAGACCCCAAGCACTATCCAGCCCTGCGGAATCTCCAGTTCTCCCCCATTAAGGAAGGAGAAGAGCAGTACATCGTGTTGTGGGATCCGACCGGCCTGAGCAAGGAACGGCTGGTGCTTCCGCTCAACTACTTTTTCATCATTCAGCATTTCGACGGCGAGCATTCTCTCCAGCAAGTGGGGGCCCTCTATCTGAAACGGTTCGGTGAATTCCTGATGCCGGATAAGGTTGAGCAGTTGGTAACCGACCTCGATCAGAAACTGTTTCTGGAAGGGGAACGGGCAGAAGAAGCCCGCAGAGAGCAGCGCGCTCAATATCGCGAAAGCCCGCTTCGCCAGGCGGCGTTTGCCGGCCGCGCCTACGAGGCGGACGGCGTGAAATTGAAGAAGCAGATCGACGGATTTTTTACGTCGAAAGAAGGCCCGGATTTTAAACCCTCAGAGAATGCCGGCAAACCCATCAAGGGGCTTGTCGCACCGACCTACGATCTGAAACAGGCCGGTCCGATCTACGCATGGGCGTACAAAGAGCTGCAAGAAGCCACGCAGCCGGATGTGTATGTCATCATCGGGACAGCCTACGCCGGTCTCGATAATCTCTTTGCCGTCACGGACAAGGATTTTGAAACACCGGTGGGTGTTGTAAAAGCCGATCAGCCCTTGTTGGCGAAGATCAAAGAACGGTTCCCGGTGGCGTTCGAAGAGGATCTCTGCCACCAAGCCGAGCATGCGATTGAATTCCAATTGCCGTTTCTCCAGCAGGTCGTCGGAGCCAAGAAGCCCTTTACCATCGTGCCGATCCTATGTTCATTTTCCGCGCTGAGTATGGCCGAAGCCCCGGTGCAACAATCGGTCGAAGTGTTTCTGGCCGGGCTGCGCGATATTCTCAAATCCTCCAACCGCAGCTATTGTGTCATGGCAGCGGCAGAGTTGGCGCATCTCGGGATGCGCTACGGGGATAAAGAGCCGCCGACCGACTTTTCGTTCCATCGATCGATGCAGCATGATTTGGAAATGTTGAAGCCGGTGGAAGAACGAAAGCCGGAAGAATTCACCAAGTACATCATCACGGAGAACGACAAGCGCCGCATCTCCGGGTTCGCGCCCATCTATGCTCTCTTGCGCCTCATCGAAGCCGAATCAGGCCAAGTCCTCCGCTACGACCGCGGCATCACCGATCAATACAACTCGACCGTCACCTACGCCAGCATGGCGTTCTTCTAG